One Bacteroidota bacterium DNA segment encodes these proteins:
- a CDS encoding DinB family protein, with amino-acid sequence MADKGMAAPGSVTDSFLKQSKRVQGQMEALLGAIPQEKFNWRPMEGVRSIAESFMHAAGGNFLFAVPLGGTAPQGFEESTFEKSQTDKAKILEALRKSFDEINEAVKKTPAANYGKTIKMFGMELTTLDIIFAAATHQHELLGQQIAYARMNGIVPPWTAEQQKRMKEQEMKK; translated from the coding sequence ATGGCGGACAAAGGCATGGCGGCGCCGGGGAGCGTTACGGACTCATTCCTGAAGCAGTCCAAGCGGGTGCAGGGGCAGATGGAAGCACTCCTGGGAGCGATCCCGCAGGAAAAGTTCAACTGGCGGCCGATGGAGGGGGTCCGCTCGATCGCGGAGTCGTTCATGCACGCCGCCGGCGGGAATTTTCTTTTTGCCGTCCCGTTAGGGGGAACGGCGCCGCAGGGGTTTGAGGAGTCGACGTTTGAAAAGTCGCAGACCGACAAGGCGAAGATCCTCGAAGCCCTCCGCAAGTCGTTCGACGAGATCAACGAGGCCGTCAAAAAAACTCCGGCTGCGAATTACGGAAAGACGATAAAGATGTTCGGGATGGAGCTGACGACGCTCGACATCATCTTTGCCGCCGCGACCCACCAGCATGAACTGCTCGGGCAGCAGATCGCGTACGCGCGGATGAACGGGATCGTTCCCCCGTGGACAGCTGAGCAGCAGAAGAGAATGAAGGAGCAGGAGATGAAGAAGTAG
- a CDS encoding putative phage abortive infection protein, with amino-acid sequence MDLFKTLRGKVSKDNSKQNSQKSKKNWATFDKQFWYVFAIFLFFLFVICWFPFLFTQFSNVNYNLKEYGPLGDALNGIMGPFIAMLAAALTFIAFWVQYKANNQQRDDINLERFENKFYELVRMQNNTVDAFKIANEYSGRKVFLAMYNELRFCFFSIKHELEQVYHDHDQETLGFKKEDDKEIFQIAYLIFFYGIGDISDKLLQERLKNLCSPWFAGSIIRYLKKQGKGLHVLSMKDGARLRYEAKYKPFDGHISRLGHYYRLLFQAVKFVNGNDILTKDEKYNYVKTLRAQLSAHEQVMLYYNTMTHLGEAWLAGVSRYDSLLIKYKMIKNIPLPLADFGYPIQKEFEVEVKRYEEENPGRKFYEWDGQEVETPK; translated from the coding sequence ATGGACCTGTTCAAAACGCTAAGAGGAAAAGTGAGCAAAGACAATAGCAAACAAAACTCCCAAAAATCGAAAAAAAATTGGGCTACTTTTGACAAACAATTTTGGTATGTCTTTGCCATATTTCTATTCTTTTTATTTGTGATATGCTGGTTTCCATTTCTCTTTACACAATTTAGCAATGTGAATTACAACCTAAAGGAATATGGACCCCTTGGCGATGCATTAAACGGAATTATGGGGCCATTTATTGCAATGCTCGCTGCGGCATTGACTTTTATTGCTTTCTGGGTACAGTATAAAGCGAATAACCAACAACGAGATGATATCAATTTAGAAAGATTTGAAAACAAATTTTATGAATTGGTGAGAATGCAGAACAACACCGTCGACGCATTTAAAATTGCCAATGAATACTCCGGAAGGAAGGTATTTCTTGCAATGTATAATGAGTTACGGTTTTGTTTTTTTTCTATCAAACATGAACTAGAACAAGTTTATCACGATCATGATCAAGAAACTCTTGGTTTCAAAAAAGAAGATGATAAGGAAATATTTCAGATTGCATATTTGATCTTTTTTTATGGGATAGGTGACATTTCTGACAAGTTGTTGCAAGAGCGGTTAAAGAATTTGTGTTCTCCTTGGTTCGCAGGAAGCATAATCAGATATTTGAAGAAACAAGGGAAGGGATTGCATGTTTTATCTATGAAAGACGGCGCAAGGCTCAGGTATGAGGCAAAATATAAACCATTTGATGGGCATATTTCTAGACTTGGGCATTATTACCGACTTCTTTTTCAGGCTGTAAAATTTGTCAACGGGAATGACATCTTAACTAAAGATGAAAAATATAACTATGTAAAAACATTGCGAGCTCAATTGTCTGCACACGAACAGGTGATGTTATACTACAATACGATGACTCACCTAGGTGAAGCTTGGCTTGCAGGAGTTAGCCGTTACGACTCTCTCTTAATTAAATACAAGATGATAAAAAACATTCCCTTGCCATTGGCAGATTTCGGATATCCAATTCAAAAGGAATTTGAGGTGGAGGTTAAAAGGTACGAAGAGGAAAACCCCGGGAGGAAGTTTTATGAATGGGATGGTCAAGAAGTCGAGACGCCAAAATAA